The following are from one region of the bacterium genome:
- a CDS encoding vitamin B12-dependent ribonucleotide reductase gives MAVKNSDARVVEVKSSPKKVTNQTINGIAYDGAKGLRMHRYFTTEAVHPFDRIEWEKRSSVITEPDGTVVFEMKDLEFPKSWSQLATDIAASKYFRKAGVPGTGHETSVRQLVYRVAHTIRTEGEAMGYFDSSKDADVFEMELTHLLANQMGAFNSPVWFNCGLSHEYGIKGSGGNFYWDMKKQMIEQTVDSYSKPQCSACFIQSVGDDLMGIFELAKNEAKLFKYGSGTGSNFSALRGKQEKLSGGGTSSGLMSFLAVLDRGAGATKSGGTTRRAAKMVCLDMDHPEIEDFINWKVKEEKKVKALMDAGYDSDFNGEAYQTVSGQNSNNSVRVSDKFMNAVLEDGEWKTLARTSGDVVDTYKARALYEQVAFAAWACADPGVQFDDTINDWHTCPNTDKIHASNPCSEYMFLDDSACNLASINLMKFADENGHFDIEGYREACRIFIIAQEILVDMSSYPTQQIAQNSHDYRPLGLGYANLGTLLMVNGLPYDSEEGRAVAGAITSIMHAAAYSGSAEVAAVKGPFPGYKKNEKPMLRVMNKHRDAAYKISPDFCPDDLIKAARADWDTCVTLGEKYGYRNAQATVLAPTGTIGLLMDCDTTGVEPEFSLVKWKKLAGGGYFKIVNNSIPQTLNKLGYTAEEIDGIIKYILGHGTFNGAPYVNPDQLKQMGFTDKEIDEAEEYVNKNKSLDEWTPNVNIKTLKARGLSGEQISRAVIYIGGAQTVEGTHLLKEEHLAVFDCANKCGIGKRFIDPMGHVKMMSAVQPFLSGAISKTVNIPNEATVKDIEKIYFEAWKLGLKAIALYRDGSKFSQPLTSKAISSETATDSSAITQEQLDKAVADAVAKVNKELRRGQKKPIPHKRHGFTQEVSLGGHKIYFRTGEYENGQLGEIFIDMFKEGAAYRSLLNCFAVAVSMGLQYGVPLEKFVEKFTFTRFEPSGFTDHPNIKNATSILDFIFRVLGMEYLGRMDFVHVPPTLDNEAPAQKDDVKPTATMETPAASKEIGANQMERQLSEMMGDAPACDVCGHMTVRNGACYKCLNCGNSMGCS, from the coding sequence ATGGCAGTCAAAAACTCAGATGCTCGGGTTGTGGAGGTTAAATCATCTCCAAAAAAAGTGACAAATCAGACCATCAACGGCATTGCCTATGATGGGGCCAAAGGATTGCGTATGCACCGTTATTTTACGACGGAAGCTGTGCATCCCTTTGACCGTATCGAGTGGGAAAAACGCAGTAGCGTTATTACCGAACCGGACGGAACGGTCGTTTTTGAAATGAAAGACCTTGAATTTCCGAAATCCTGGTCGCAATTGGCGACGGATATTGCCGCCTCCAAGTATTTTCGCAAAGCCGGCGTGCCCGGCACCGGTCATGAGACCAGCGTTCGCCAACTTGTTTACCGCGTAGCACATACCATTCGCACGGAAGGCGAGGCGATGGGCTATTTCGATTCGTCCAAAGATGCCGACGTATTCGAAATGGAACTCACGCACTTGCTTGCCAATCAAATGGGTGCGTTCAATTCGCCGGTTTGGTTCAACTGCGGTCTGTCGCATGAATACGGCATCAAAGGTTCCGGCGGCAATTTCTACTGGGATATGAAAAAACAAATGATCGAACAAACCGTCGATTCATATTCCAAGCCGCAATGTTCGGCGTGTTTTATTCAATCCGTCGGCGACGACTTGATGGGCATTTTCGAATTAGCCAAAAACGAGGCCAAACTTTTCAAATACGGTTCGGGCACAGGCAGTAACTTTTCCGCTCTCCGCGGTAAACAGGAAAAACTTTCCGGCGGCGGTACGTCATCCGGTCTGATGTCTTTTCTCGCGGTCTTGGATCGCGGCGCTGGCGCTACCAAATCCGGCGGCACGACGCGCCGAGCGGCCAAAATGGTTTGTCTCGACATGGATCACCCGGAAATCGAAGATTTTATCAATTGGAAAGTAAAAGAAGAGAAAAAAGTCAAAGCGTTGATGGATGCCGGTTATGATTCCGACTTCAACGGCGAAGCGTACCAAACCGTTTCCGGCCAAAACTCCAACAACTCTGTCCGTGTGTCGGATAAATTTATGAACGCCGTACTCGAAGACGGGGAATGGAAGACCTTGGCCCGCACGTCCGGCGACGTCGTCGATACTTATAAAGCCCGCGCGTTGTACGAACAAGTTGCATTTGCGGCTTGGGCGTGCGCCGATCCGGGCGTGCAGTTCGACGATACGATCAACGACTGGCACACGTGTCCGAATACGGACAAAATTCACGCATCGAATCCTTGCTCGGAATATATGTTCCTCGACGACAGCGCGTGTAATCTTGCATCGATCAATTTGATGAAATTTGCCGACGAGAACGGCCATTTTGATATCGAAGGGTATCGCGAAGCCTGCCGCATTTTTATCATTGCACAGGAAATTCTCGTCGATATGTCGTCGTATCCGACGCAGCAGATCGCGCAAAACAGCCATGATTATCGCCCGCTCGGTTTGGGTTACGCCAATCTCGGAACGTTGCTGATGGTCAATGGTTTGCCGTACGATTCCGAAGAAGGCCGCGCGGTCGCAGGTGCGATCACGTCGATCATGCACGCCGCCGCTTACAGCGGTTCAGCCGAAGTGGCTGCCGTCAAAGGCCCGTTCCCGGGTTACAAGAAAAACGAAAAACCGATGTTGCGCGTGATGAATAAACACCGCGACGCCGCTTATAAAATCAGTCCCGATTTCTGTCCGGACGATCTGATCAAAGCCGCGCGTGCAGATTGGGATACTTGCGTCACGCTGGGCGAAAAATACGGTTACCGTAACGCGCAGGCGACGGTGCTCGCGCCGACCGGCACGATCGGGCTTCTCATGGATTGCGATACGACGGGCGTCGAGCCGGAATTTTCACTCGTGAAATGGAAAAAATTAGCCGGCGGCGGTTATTTCAAGATCGTCAATAATTCCATTCCGCAAACGCTGAATAAATTAGGATATACCGCTGAGGAGATCGATGGTATCATCAAATATATCCTCGGCCACGGCACATTCAACGGTGCGCCGTACGTGAACCCGGATCAACTCAAACAAATGGGTTTCACCGACAAGGAAATTGACGAAGCGGAGGAATACGTCAACAAAAACAAATCGCTCGACGAATGGACGCCAAATGTGAATATCAAAACGCTCAAAGCCCGCGGACTTTCGGGCGAACAGATCTCCCGCGCGGTGATCTACATCGGCGGCGCGCAAACGGTCGAAGGCACGCATTTGCTCAAAGAAGAACATCTCGCTGTATTCGATTGCGCCAATAAATGCGGTATCGGCAAACGGTTCATCGATCCGATGGGACACGTGAAGATGATGTCGGCCGTGCAACCGTTCCTTTCCGGCGCGATTTCCAAAACGGTAAACATTCCCAACGAAGCCACCGTCAAAGACATCGAAAAAATTTATTTCGAAGCGTGGAAACTCGGCCTCAAAGCGATCGCTCTGTACCGCGACGGATCGAAATTCTCTCAGCCTTTGACAAGTAAAGCCATTTCGTCGGAAACAGCCACGGACAGTTCGGCGATCACGCAGGAACAGCTCGATAAAGCTGTCGCGGATGCGGTAGCGAAAGTGAATAAAGAATTGCGTCGCGGCCAGAAAAAACCGATCCCGCACAAACGCCACGGCTTCACACAGGAAGTATCGCTCGGCGGCCATAAGATTTATTTCCGCACCGGCGAATACGAAAACGGCCAGCTCGGCGAAATCTTCATCGACATGTTCAAAGAAGGCGCGGCTTACCGTAGCTTGTTAAACTGTTTTGCCGTCGCGGTGTCGATGGGATTGCAATACGGCGTGCCGCTGGAGAAATTCGTCGAGAAATTCACCTTCACACGGTTCGAGCCGAGCGGATTCACCGATCACCCGAATATCAAAAATGCGACGTCGATTCTCGACTTTATTTTCAGAGTACTCGGCATGGAATATTTAGGACGGATGGATTTCGTTCACGTGCCGCCGACATTGGACAATGAAGCGCCCGCGCAGAAAGACGATGTCAAACCGACCGCTACGATGGAAACGCCGGCCGCTTCGAAAGAGATCGGCGCAAACCAGATGGAAAGACAACTCAGCGAAATGATGGGCGACGCCCCGGCGTGCGACGTCTGCGGTCACATGACCGTCCGCAACGGCGCCTGCTACAAGTGCCTCAACTGCGGCAACAGCATGGGCTGTTCGTAA